One genomic segment of Ricinus communis isolate WT05 ecotype wild-type chromosome 3, ASM1957865v1, whole genome shotgun sequence includes these proteins:
- the LOC8274187 gene encoding chorismate mutase 2 isoform X1 — protein MDLLLPLILAFMCFSRYNMADSGTAFNLDLVRQSLERQEDTIVFCLIERSRFPSNSPLYSQNLDLVPGFSGSLVHFIVKETEAIQSKAGRYENPEENPFFPDDLPHSVVPSHKYPKFLHPPAASVDVNKQIWDMYFNKLLPLFVTKGDDGNYASTAANDLNCLQALSRRIHYGKFVAEVKFREAPQEYEPAIRSQDRDALMNMLTFKNVEETVKKRVAKKATVFGQDVSHGNNTSAEKYKVDPSILSHLYDEWVMPLTKLVEVEYLLRRLD, from the exons ATGGATTTGCTATTGCCTCTGATCCTTGCTTTCATGTGCTTTAGCAGATATAATATGGCTGACTCTGGAACTGCATTTAATCTTGACCTGGTGAGACAATCTTTGGAGAGACAAGAGGAtacaattgtcttttgttTGATAGAGAGATCAAGATTTCCTAGCAACTCTCCTCTGTATAGTCAAAATTTAGACTTGGTTCCTGGGTTTTCTGGTTCTTTAGTTCACTTCATTGTTAAGGAAACTGAGGCAATTCAATCCAAG GCAGGGAGATATGAAAATCCAGAAGAAAATCCCTTCTTTCCAGATGATTTACCACACTCAGTAGTGCCATCTCATAAATATCCAAAG TTCTTGCATCCTCCAGCTGCTTCTGTTGAcgttaataaacaaatatggGATATGTATTTCAATAAGCTTCTCCCATTGTTTGTTACTAAGGGGGATGATGGTAACTATGCTTCAACAGCTGCTAATGATCTTAACTGTTTACAG GCCCTGTCTAGAAGAATCCATTATGGAAAATTTGTGGCTGAAGTCAAATTTAGGGAAGCTCCTCAAGAATATGAACCTGCAATTCGTTCTCAG GACAGAGATGCTCTGATGAACATGTTGACATTTAAGAATGTAGAAGAGACAGTGAAGAAAAGGGTTGCAAAGAAGGCAACGGTGTTTGGACAAGACGTGAGTCATGGAAACAATACCAGCGCTGAAAAATACAAGGTTGATCCTTCTATACTATCGCATCTCTATGACGAATGGGTAATGCCACTCACCAAGCTCGTTGAAGTTGAGTATCTCCTCCGCCGATTGGATTGA
- the LOC8274187 gene encoding chorismate mutase 2 isoform X2 has protein sequence MADSGTAFNLDLVRQSLERQEDTIVFCLIERSRFPSNSPLYSQNLDLVPGFSGSLVHFIVKETEAIQSKAGRYENPEENPFFPDDLPHSVVPSHKYPKFLHPPAASVDVNKQIWDMYFNKLLPLFVTKGDDGNYASTAANDLNCLQALSRRIHYGKFVAEVKFREAPQEYEPAIRSQDRDALMNMLTFKNVEETVKKRVAKKATVFGQDVSHGNNTSAEKYKVDPSILSHLYDEWVMPLTKLVEVEYLLRRLD, from the exons ATGGCTGACTCTGGAACTGCATTTAATCTTGACCTGGTGAGACAATCTTTGGAGAGACAAGAGGAtacaattgtcttttgttTGATAGAGAGATCAAGATTTCCTAGCAACTCTCCTCTGTATAGTCAAAATTTAGACTTGGTTCCTGGGTTTTCTGGTTCTTTAGTTCACTTCATTGTTAAGGAAACTGAGGCAATTCAATCCAAG GCAGGGAGATATGAAAATCCAGAAGAAAATCCCTTCTTTCCAGATGATTTACCACACTCAGTAGTGCCATCTCATAAATATCCAAAG TTCTTGCATCCTCCAGCTGCTTCTGTTGAcgttaataaacaaatatggGATATGTATTTCAATAAGCTTCTCCCATTGTTTGTTACTAAGGGGGATGATGGTAACTATGCTTCAACAGCTGCTAATGATCTTAACTGTTTACAG GCCCTGTCTAGAAGAATCCATTATGGAAAATTTGTGGCTGAAGTCAAATTTAGGGAAGCTCCTCAAGAATATGAACCTGCAATTCGTTCTCAG GACAGAGATGCTCTGATGAACATGTTGACATTTAAGAATGTAGAAGAGACAGTGAAGAAAAGGGTTGCAAAGAAGGCAACGGTGTTTGGACAAGACGTGAGTCATGGAAACAATACCAGCGCTGAAAAATACAAGGTTGATCCTTCTATACTATCGCATCTCTATGACGAATGGGTAATGCCACTCACCAAGCTCGTTGAAGTTGAGTATCTCCTCCGCCGATTGGATTGA
- the LOC8274188 gene encoding protein POLAR LOCALIZATION DURING ASYMMETRIC DIVISION AND REDISTRIBUTION isoform X1, whose protein sequence is MNPIFNLKKPSFFSSSSSSSPPPVQNQNPPLRIADILHSDDDDEEEVQVCIFKEKPPMGGSKDCPNSIDCSSPRRIVSRWIAGLRRCRVKRVKDESELSNLTTQESRSVNCLNESETGQSSRNDSSFNLGVGCGLLYLIAVSKTELTKMIDMRMQMEALLQSTRQELLKKEELCKAAESNDVFAYSAIKGAETPDVEILVLAESSRVTVCDQSSKWETPEKEEGMGQLEAELEAELERLQFHLDREKLLKHPEQLNIKKWQVTDEHTASSKSQTISSEVFDPQPQETDTDCGVSPNELERRLHELLEARQQEQIRELEAVIESLKDKLYEKELEASWWKGTARFISRHAMEPSGFTSPHDPRLITLQGEHKICDKEKDAN, encoded by the exons ATGAACCCAATTTTCAATCTTAAAAAaccctcttttttttcttcttcttcttcttcttctcctcccCCAGTTCAAAATCAAAACCCTCCTTTACGCATAGCGGATATTTTACATTCGGACGACGACGACGAGGAGGAGGTGCAAGTTTGCATCTTTAAGGAGAAACCTCCAATGGGTGGTTCTAAAGATTGCCCTAATAGCATAGACTGTTCCTCTCCCCGCCGGATTGTATCTAGGTGGATCGCTGGATTGAGACGGTGTAGAGTGAAGAGAGTGAAGGATGAAAGTGAATTGAGTAATTTGACTACGCAGGAAAGTCGTTCGGTGAATTGTCTCAATGAATCAGAAACTG GGCAAAGTAGCAGGAATGATAGTTCCTTCAACTTAGGAGTTGGGTGCGGTCTTCTATATCTAATCGCCGTGAGTAAAACTGAACTTACTAAGATGATTGATATGAGGATGCAAATGGAAGCACTTCTCCAAAGTACCAGACAGGAACTGCTTAAGAAAGAGGAACTTTGTAAGGCTGCTGAATCCAATGATGTATTTGCCTATTCTGCTATTAAGGGTGCGGAAACTCCTGATGTAGAAATTCTGGTTTTAGCCGAGTCTTCAAGGGTTACAGTTTGTGATCAGTCTTCGAAGTGGGAAACACCTGAAAAAGAAGAGGGAATGGGTCAACTCGAGGCGGAGCTTGAAGCTGAATTAGAACGTTTGCAATTTCACTTGGATAGGGAGAAGTTGCTGAAACATCCAGAGCAGTTAAATATAAAG AAATGGCAGGTCACTGATGAGCACACTGCCTCCTCTAAGAGCCAGACTATAAGTTCAGAAGTGTTTGACCCTCAACCGCAAGAGACAGACACAGACTGCGGAGTTTCTCCAAATGAATTGGAGCGAAGATTGCATGAATTATTGGAAGCAAGACAGCAAGAACAAATAAGAGAGCTGGAAGCCGTCATAGAATCTCTTAAAGACAAGCTTTATGAGAAAGAATTGGAAGCTTCTTGGTGGAAAGGCACGGCAAGGTTCATTTCACGGCATGCCATGGAACCTTCAGGGTTCACTTCCCCGCATGATCCAAGACTTATCACTCTTCAAGGTGAACATAAAATTTGTGACAAAGAGAAAGATGCTAATTAG
- the LOC8274188 gene encoding protein POLAR LOCALIZATION DURING ASYMMETRIC DIVISION AND REDISTRIBUTION isoform X2 yields MNPIFNLKKPSFFSSSSSSSPPPVQNQNPPLRIADILHSDDDDEEEVQVCIFKEKPPMGGSKDCPNSIDCSSPRRIVSRWIAGLRRCRVKRVKDESELSNLTTQESRSVNCLNESETGQSSRNDSSFNLGVGCGLLYLIAVSKTELTKMIDMRMQMEALLQSTRQELLKKEELCKAAESNDVFAYSAIKGAETPDVEILVLAESSRVTVCDQSSKWETPEKEEGMGQLEAELEAELERLQFHLDREKLLKHPEQLNIKVTDEHTASSKSQTISSEVFDPQPQETDTDCGVSPNELERRLHELLEARQQEQIRELEAVIESLKDKLYEKELEASWWKGTARFISRHAMEPSGFTSPHDPRLITLQGEHKICDKEKDAN; encoded by the exons ATGAACCCAATTTTCAATCTTAAAAAaccctcttttttttcttcttcttcttcttcttctcctcccCCAGTTCAAAATCAAAACCCTCCTTTACGCATAGCGGATATTTTACATTCGGACGACGACGACGAGGAGGAGGTGCAAGTTTGCATCTTTAAGGAGAAACCTCCAATGGGTGGTTCTAAAGATTGCCCTAATAGCATAGACTGTTCCTCTCCCCGCCGGATTGTATCTAGGTGGATCGCTGGATTGAGACGGTGTAGAGTGAAGAGAGTGAAGGATGAAAGTGAATTGAGTAATTTGACTACGCAGGAAAGTCGTTCGGTGAATTGTCTCAATGAATCAGAAACTG GGCAAAGTAGCAGGAATGATAGTTCCTTCAACTTAGGAGTTGGGTGCGGTCTTCTATATCTAATCGCCGTGAGTAAAACTGAACTTACTAAGATGATTGATATGAGGATGCAAATGGAAGCACTTCTCCAAAGTACCAGACAGGAACTGCTTAAGAAAGAGGAACTTTGTAAGGCTGCTGAATCCAATGATGTATTTGCCTATTCTGCTATTAAGGGTGCGGAAACTCCTGATGTAGAAATTCTGGTTTTAGCCGAGTCTTCAAGGGTTACAGTTTGTGATCAGTCTTCGAAGTGGGAAACACCTGAAAAAGAAGAGGGAATGGGTCAACTCGAGGCGGAGCTTGAAGCTGAATTAGAACGTTTGCAATTTCACTTGGATAGGGAGAAGTTGCTGAAACATCCAGAGCAGTTAAATATAAAG GTCACTGATGAGCACACTGCCTCCTCTAAGAGCCAGACTATAAGTTCAGAAGTGTTTGACCCTCAACCGCAAGAGACAGACACAGACTGCGGAGTTTCTCCAAATGAATTGGAGCGAAGATTGCATGAATTATTGGAAGCAAGACAGCAAGAACAAATAAGAGAGCTGGAAGCCGTCATAGAATCTCTTAAAGACAAGCTTTATGAGAAAGAATTGGAAGCTTCTTGGTGGAAAGGCACGGCAAGGTTCATTTCACGGCATGCCATGGAACCTTCAGGGTTCACTTCCCCGCATGATCCAAGACTTATCACTCTTCAAGGTGAACATAAAATTTGTGACAAAGAGAAAGATGCTAATTAG
- the LOC8274186 gene encoding DNA-directed RNA polymerases IV and V subunit 2 — protein MVEYDDAMEQDNDIGTSSKTEKLFKASTDMDIDFDSDSGSDCDFMDSSTSLTDIGEAKLKDFCNKAATLFFNEYGLISHQINSYNDFINNGIQKAFDSFGELVVEPGYDPSKKGENEWRYASVKFGKVALEKPTFWSGADEHKMLPRHARLQNMTYSSKMKVNVSVEVYTRKVVRSDKFKTGKDQYVDKEVLNTDNRNITIGSLPVMVKSDLCWMKTAEKGDCDFDHGGYFLIKGAEKVFIAQEQICLKRLWISNIQGWTVSYKSEIKRNRLIVRLVGLSALEDVKAEKKCLTVYFLSTEIPLWILFFALGVTSDKEVIDLIGYGSNDARIVNIFFASIHDADEKTEGFRRGKEALEYVVRQIRGTRFPPGENEDFFELYLFPTLHSLRQKARFLGYMVKCLLQAYNGQRKCNNWDSFRNKRFELAKELLERELKVHIAHARRRMAKALQKDLYGDRDVRPIEHYLDASIVTNGLSRAFSTGAWSHPYKRMERISGVVANLGRANPLQTMVDLRKTRYHVQYTGKVGDARFPHPSHWGRVCFLSTPDGENCGLVKNLATTGLVSVNILEPLIDKLIARGMEKVPEDSHSDLDEKDKVFLNGEWVGVCEDSRLFVAELRRLRRRKKLPQQVEIKRDEQQQEVRIFSDAGRILRPLLVVQNLHKIEAFKGGNCTFQSLLDKGIIEFVGTEEEEDCSTAWGIKFLLSGVDGKQSLKYTHCELDMSFLLGLSCGIIPFANHDHARRVLYQAQKHSQQAIGFPTTNPNIRVDTLSHQLYYPQRPLFRTVTSDCLGKPGDTRGHNGIVPKPELYNGQNAIVAVNVHLGYNQEDSLVMNRASLERGMFRSEHIRSYKADVDNKELLDKRRKYDDNVNFGKIPSKIGRVDSLDDDGFPFIGANLQSGDIVIGRCAESGPDHSIKLKHTERGMVQKVVLSSNDEGKNFAVVSLRQVRSPCLGDKFSSMHGQKGVLGFLESQENFPFTRQGIVPDIVINPHSFPSRQTPGQLLEAALGKGIACGGSMKYATPFSTLSVEAITNQLHRAGFSRWGNERVYNGRTGEMVRSLIFMGPTFYQRLIHMAEDKVKFRNTGPVHPLTRQPVADRKRFGGIKFGEMERDCLIAHGASANLHERLFTLSDSSQMHICQKCKNVANVIQRAVPGGRKIRGPYCRVCESVDEIVKVNVPYGAKLLCQELFSMGISLKFETRLC, from the exons atggtaGAGTATGATGATGCCATGGAACAAGATAATGATATCGGCACAAGTAGTAAAACCGAGAAGCTTTTTAAAGCATCCACCGACATGGACATTGATTTTGACTCCGATTCTGGCTCCGATTGTGATTTTATGGACTCATCTACAAGTTTAACCGATATAGGGGAAGCAAAACTGAAAGATTTTTGTAACAAGGCAGCAACTTTGTTTTTTAACGAGTATGGTTTAATTAGTCATCAAATTAACTCATACAATGATTTTATTAACAATGGGATACAAAAGGCTTTTGATTCATTTGGTGAGTTGGTTGTGGAGCCTGGATATGATCCATCTAAGAAGGGTGAGAATGAATGGAGATACGCTTCTGTTAAGTTTGGTAAGGTTGCCTTAGAAAAGCCAACTTTTTGGTCTGGTGCTGATGAACATAAGATGCTTCCTAGACATGCTAGGCTTCAGAATATGACATATTCCTCCAAGATGAAAGTCAATGTTAGCGTTGAG GTCTACACTCGAAAAGTTGTTAGAAGTGACAAGTTTAAAACTGGCAAAGATCAATATGTTGACAAGGAGGTTCTAAATACAGATAATAGGAATATCACAATTGGGAGTTTGCCTGTGATGGTGAAGTCTGACCTTTGTTGGATGAAAACTGCTGAAAAAGGCGATTGTGACTTTGATCATGGAGGTTACTTTTTGATCAAGGGTGCTGAGAAG GTTTTCATAGCACAAGAGCAAATCTGTTTGAAGAGACTCTGGATTTCAAATATACAGGGGTGGACAGTCTCATACAAGTCTGAAATTAAGAGGAATAGATTGATTGTTAGGTTAGTGGGGCTTTCTGCACTTGAAGACGTTAAAGCAGAAAAGAAATGTCTGACTGTGTATTTCTTGTCAACAGAGATCcctctatggattttgtttttTGCCCTTGGTGTCACCTCAGACAAAGAAGTGATTGATTTGATTGGTTATGGCTCCAATGATGCTAGGATTGTGAATATCTTCTTTGCCTCCATTCATGATGCTGATGAGAAAACTGAGGGGTTTCGCAGGGGGAAGGAGGCTCTCGAGTATGTTGTAAGACAGATACGGGGAACCAGATTTCCACCAGGGGAAAATGAAGATTTCTTTGAATTGTATCTGTTTCCAACTCTTCATAGTCTAAGGCAAAAAGCCCGGTTTCTAGGCTATATGGTGAAGTGCCTTTTACAAGCATATAATGGCCAAAGAAAATGCAATAACTGGGATAGTTTTCGAAATAAAAGGTTCGAGTTGGCTAAAGAGTTGCTAGAGCGGGAGCTAAAAGTACATATTGCACATGCCCGTAGGCGCATGGCCAAAGCTCTACAGAAGGACCTGTATGGAGATCGGGATGTGCGCCCGATTGAGCATTATTTGGATGCTTCTATAGTCACCAACGGTTTGTCAAGAGCATTCTCAACTGGAGCATGGTCACATCCGTACAAGAGAATGGAAAGGATTTCTGGTGTTGTAGCAAATTTGGGCCGTGCAAATCCATTGCAAACTATGGTTGATTTGCGGAAAACAAGATACCATGTCCAATACACGGGGAAAGTTGGAGATGCGAGATTCCC GCACCCTTCTCACTGGGGcagggtttgctttctttctaCTCCTGATGGTGAAAACTGTGGACTTGTAAAGAATTTGGCCACTACTGGACTTGTTAGTGTAAACATATTAGAACCTCTAATCGACAAATTGATTGCTCGTGGAATGGAGAAAGTTCCTGAAGATTCCCATTCTGACCTGGACGAGAAGGATAAAGTGTTTCTCAATGGGGAATGGGTTGGAGTTTGTGAAGATTCTCGCTTGTTTGTTGCCGAGCTTAGACGCCTGCGACGGAGGAAGAAGTTGCCTCAGCAG GTGGAAATCAAAAGAGATGAACAGCAACAAGAAGTACGCATATTTTCTGATGCTGGAAGGATTTTACGCCCCCTTTTGGTTGTTCAGAATTTACATAAGATAGAAGCATTTAAAGGGGGAAATTGTACCTTCCAATCACTTCTGGACAAGGGAATTATTGAGTTTGTCGGaactgaagaagaagaggacTGCAGCACTGCATGGGgtatcaaatttcttttatcaggAGTTGATGGGAAGCAATCGCTGAAGTACACACACTGTGAACTTGACATGTCCTTTTTATTAGGATTGAGTTGTGGAATCATTCCCTTCGCCAATCATGATCATGCAAGAAGAGTTCTATACCAGGCTCAGAAACATTCTCAGCAAGCTATTGGTTTTCCCACAACAAATCCAAACATCAGAGTGGACACGCTATCTCATCAATTGTACTATCCCCAAAGGCCACTTTTTCGGACAGTGACTTCTGATTGCCTTGGAAAACCTGGAGACACACGAGGTCATAATGGAATTGTACCAAAGCCCGAGTTGTATAATGGTCAAAATGCTATTGTGGCAGTCAACGTCCATCTAGGATACAACCAAGAGGACTCCTTGGTCATGAATCGTGCTTCTTTGGAGCGCGGCATGTTTCGGTCGGAACATATCAGAAGTTATAAGGCTGATGTTGATAACAAGGAATTATTAGACAAGAGGAGGAAGTATGATGACAATGTAAATTTTGGGAAGATACCAAGTAAAATTGGACGTGTTGACAGCCTTGATGATGATGGCTTTCCTTTTATTGGTGCTAATCTTCAAAGTGGTGATATTGTTATTGGGAGGTGTGCTGAATCTGGGCCTGATCACAGTATAAAACTGAAGCACACTGAAAGGGGCATGGTCCAGAAAGTTGTATTGTCTTCAAATGACGAGGGGAAGAATTTTGCTGTTGTGTCTCTGAgacag GTTCGTTCTCCATGTCTTGGAGACAAGTTCTCAAGCATGCATGGACAAAAGGGTGTTCTAGGATTTTTGGAGTCTCAAGAGAACTTCCCTTTCACAAGACAGGGAATAGTCCCTGATATTGTTATAAATCCGCATTCATTTCCTTCACGACAAACTCCCGGTCAACTCTTAGAGGCTGCTTTGGGAAAGGGGATTGCCTGTGGTGGTTCAATGAAATATGCCACTCCTTTCTCCACTCTGTCTGTTGAAGCAATCACAAACCAGCTGCACAG GGCTGGATTTTCAAGATGGGGAAACGAAAGAGTTTACAATGGGCGAACTGGTGAAATGGTTCGATCTCTCATATTTATGGGTCCCACATTCTACCAGCGATTGATCCACATGGCTGAAGACAAAGTAAAGTTCCGCAACACTGGGCCTGTTCACCCACTCACCAGACAGCCAGTTGCAGATCGCAAGCGTTTTGGTGGTATCAAGTTTGGAGAGATGGAGCGCGACTGCCTTATAGCTCATGGTGCATCTGCAAATCTGCATGAGCGCCTTTTTACTCTCAGCGACTCTTCACAGATGCATATTTGCCAGAAATGCAAGAACGTGGCAAATGTGATTCAACGGGCGGTGCCTGGTGGTCGCAAGATTAGGGGTCCATATTGCCGGGTTTGTGAGTCTGTTGATGAAATTGTTAAGGTAAATGTACCTTATGGGGCCAAGTTATTGTGTCAGGAACTTTTCAGCATGGGCATAAGTTTGAAGTTTGAAACCCGGCTTTGTTGA
- the LOC8274185 gene encoding probable WRKY transcription factor 32: MCDSSMADSASFSSLLKSVLTNNSSTVRFQGQYNTSQQEIMVSTKPRVSEAQFELPAECTNPSTNISSLAPATISISHSAPVIQKHLLTENIDRITSHPRIVMESPATDGYSWRKYGQKQVKSSRSFRSYYRCSHSNCHAKKKVQRCDQSGQVIDTVYIGQHNHDLSQNKCNISRGSASSAKLTASSHIVDSDNKVDNADVSICWEDGRQSSLHMTESEQQSSSSSNGNFGIKGEEQNGTELESSKFYCTSEIGHETKNSCGIAKAEVPEKHGAEPWPRKRKKESSVYLAPVLKATKDTNIVVHAADGAMSSDGFRWRKYGQKMVKANSYLRSYYRCTSAGCPSRKHVEMAIDDARTTTIKYEGKHDHDMPVPRKQKGSKSLVHNSPPANANAAHCKKTSNLSSQRFSSSTEWAVDREENMMDEKVLELGGEMALESAQTLLSIGTELRPC; encoded by the exons ATGTGTGACTCATCAATGGCCGATTCAGCTTCCTTCTCCAGCCTACTCAAAAGCGTTTTGACTAACAACTCTTCAACTGTTAGATTCCAG GGGCAATACAATACATCCCAACAAGAAATTATGGTGTCAACAAAGCCTAGAGTGTCTGAGGCACAGTTCGAACTTCCGGCTGAATGTACGAACCCTTCTACCAATATATCATCTCTTGCTCCAGCTACAATATCAATCTCCCATTCAGCACCTGTAATACAAAAACATTTGTTGACGGAAAACATTGACCGCATTACTAGCCATCCCCGTATTGTTATGGAGTCACCTGCCACTGATGGGTATAGCTGGAGGAAGTATGGCCAGAAGCAGGTGAAGAGTTCTAGAAGTTTTAGAAGCTACTATAGGTGCTCACATTCTAATTGCCATGCGAAGAAGAAGGTTCAACGCTGTGATCAATCTGGTCAGGTTATCGATACTGTTTATATAGGTCAACATAATCATGATCTCtcgcaaaataaatgcaaCATCTCAAGAGGGTCTGCATCATCTGCTAAGCTTACTGCAAGCAGTCATATTGTTGATTCAGATAATAAGGTAGATAATGCAGATGTGTCTATCTGTTGGGAGGATGGAAGGCAATCATCACTACACATGACTGAATCAGAACAACAAAGTTCAAGTAGTTCTAATGGCAACTTTGGGATTAAGGGTGAGGAGCAGAATGGTACTGAGCTAGAGTCAAGCAAATT TTATTGTACAAGTGAGATAGGACATGAAACAAAGAACTCTTGTGGAATTGCAAAGGCTGAGGTTCCGGAGAAGCATGGTGCTGAACCATGGCCCAGAAAAAG gaagaaagaaagcagTGTATATTTAGCTCCTGTCTTAAAAGCTACTAAGGATACCAACATTGTCGTGCATGCTGCTGATGGGGCCATGTCGAGCGATGGCTTTCGATGGCGGAAGTATGGTCAGAAAATGGTGAAGGCGAATTCTTATTTGAG GAGTTACTATAGATGCACATCAGCAGGATGCCCTTCCCGTAAGCATGTTGAGATGGCCATAGATGATGCAAGAACCACGACAATTAAATATGAAGGGAAACATGACCATGACATGCCAGTACCTAGGAAACAAAAAGGTTCAAAAAGTCTTGTTCATAATTCCCCTCCTGCCAATGCGAATGCTGCTCACTGCAAGAAAACTAGCAATTTATCCAGTCAAAGGTTTTCAAGTTCAACTGAATGGGCAGTGGACAGGGAAGAAAATATGATGGACGAAAAGGTCTTGGAGCTTGGAGGTGAGATGGCATTGGAGTCGGCTCAAACTCTTCTCAGCATTGGAACTGAACTTAGGCCATGTTGA